The Balneola vulgaris DSM 17893 DNA window AAAGCAATTAACCCATATCTAGAAACACGACCATAAGTTGGTTTTAGTCCTACCACTCCACAAAATGAAGCAGGTTGACGAATAGAGCCACCTGTATCTGAACCTAAAGTAGCATTACACATATTTGCGGCAACAGCAGCGGCACTTCCTCCTGAGGAACCACCAGGCACCTTGGTAGTATCGTGTGGGTTTTTAACTGCCCCATACTTACTAAATTCATTGGTTGAACCCATGGCAAACTCATCCATGTTCGTTCGTCCAATAAAGATGGCATCTTCTTTTTTTAACTTTTCAATTACTGTAGCATCATACACACTTTCGAAACCATCTAAGATCTCTGATGCGCAAGTAGCTTGCTTGTCGCGCTCAGCAATTAAGTCTTTGATACCCAAAACTGCACCAGCTAGAGAGCCTGCGGTGCCATTTTTTATCTTTTTTTCAATCTCTTCTGCCTGCTCTAAAGCCTCATTATGATAGGTAGAAACGAAGGCATTTATAGAGCCATTTTGGGAATTAATTTCTGTGATATACTGATTTACAAGGTCTTTTAAGGCAAGTTCACCGTCTTGGATTTTTTGCCTAGCCTCTGAAATACTGTAGATGCTCAATCGTCTATTATTTTGTTTTAGAGTTTGATTCTTCTGAATTTATAGCGTCTTCAATATCTTTAGAACCTTCTTCTATTTCCTTCTTAATGTCTTTGGAAGCTTTCTTAAACTCTTTAATTCCTTGCCCTAATCCTTTTGCGAGTTCGGGGATTCTCTTCGCCCCAAATAGTACAAGTACCACAATCGCGATGATCAAAATTTCGGGGGCTCCAAACTTACTAAACATAAAATAATCCTCTTTGGATTTAGTTGATGTATTTGTGCCAAGATAACAATATTTTCGGCACGATTTATGATCAAAAAATATTTAACTGATACTTGTATAATTCCGATACAATTTTATCATACACTCACTAAATAAACCAATATTACTCCTATGATTTGGACAGTAGAACTCGCAGCAGCTTTAGATGAAGCTCCATTTCCAGCCAGTAGAGATGAGTTGATAGAATGGGCCGAAAGGAACGGTCTTCCTACTCAGGTTATCACAAATCTGGAAGAATTAGAAGAAATTGATGAAGGTGAACACACTATCTACGAGAGTATCGAAGATATTTGGCCAGATTACATTCAGAAAGAAGATTTCTTCCATAACGAAGAAGATGAAGGTTTCGATTACGACGACGTATAGTCTCTAACCCAATTATTGCGGCTGCAGAATACTCTGTAGCCCTTATCTATTGAGAACAATTACATCATCAATATCAGCTTTAAGCCCCTTAACCCTACTCTTTTCGGTTCTCATATTTTTCGTTTTAAGTTTCGATCTATCCGCTCAACAGGTAACTGAACCCGACTCTGTATCATCCGACAAAGTAGTACGTCGAATTCGGTTTTCTGGTAATAAATTTGTGAAAGATCGTACGCTCGAAACCCTTATAAGAACACGAATAAACCGAGAGTTTTTGGGCATTCCACGTTTCACCCCTTGGTATTACGTGTGGGAACTCTCTAACGGAAAATTTGGAGAAGACCCCATATATCTTGACCGAACTGTTGTTGCTAACGACATGGAGCGCATATCTTTATACTACCAATCACTTGGTTTTTTAGACGTTGCAGTTGATACAACAATCGTAGAATATAAGACGGATAAAGTCGAAGTTTCTTTCATCATTACAGAAGGCCCAGCCTCAACTATTAAAACGATCGCTTATAGTGGTCTACCCTATTTCGAAGAACCCGAAAAGAGGCTCGATTTTCTACAAGGAAGTCCACTAACGCGTGGCCGACTGAATGATACCCTCTTCACTGTAGAACGACAGTATAACACGCAAGAACTAGGGAATGAGCAACAGCGCATCATCACATTCTTAAAAAATAATGGGTATGCATCTATTCAGAGAGATTCTGTAATCGCCTATGTGCAAAAAGACCCAACCATCCCTACTGATATTAAAGTACTCTTTAAAATTAATGCGGGTAAAGTATATACTTTTGGTGAAGTAAAAGTATCCTTAGCTGATACTGAAACTGAAACTACACTGGTAGAACGAGATACTTTAGCAGGTGGTAACTACACACTGAATGACACTACCAAGATTTATTTGGCGAAGGAACCAGCTACACAAACAAAATTCTCATTACTCACTGACCAAATTTTATTCAAGCCTGGCGAGACTTATAACCATGAGTTGTATTTAAACACCATTAAGGAATATCAGAATTTGGGGATGCTATTCATTCGCAGGTTCGGCCAGAATGAGAGTGGCACACAACCTGATTTTTCAAAATCATCTATTCCAACTTATTTCGACCTTCAAACATTAACCAAACATCGTATCAGTTCAGAATTATTTGGTATGAAGCGATACGGATTTGGTACCGGTTTTGGAGTGGATTACACCAATAACAATGCTTTTGGTAAGGCAGAGAGCTTTTCATTAGCTGCTAATGCAAGCTTTGAGTTTGTTAGTAAAAGTGTACTTGAAGACATTGCAGATACAACTTCACAGTCATCCGTTTTCAGAAGTTATGAGCTTAGAGGAGATTACACAGTACCTCGTTTAAACTTCCCCTTCGCTTTCTTAGATAACACTCGATTCTTTACAAGCGGTATTACCCGTTACTCATTGTCATACAGTAGATCTGATCAGCTTTACTTTGATATTAACTCTGATGTGCAGTTCAACCTTCGCTATGAAGTACAGCACAATAACAAATTCAGTAGTTTCTTTGATCTCTTGGAACTCGATATTGTAGATCCATCTCCAACGGATGCCTTTATCAATAACCTAAGAAATGACTTTGGCTCTGACACATTAAACGATGGGACCATTATCGATCCTATTGAGCTAACCAGAATTCTTGAAGATTTCCGACCACAGGTTTCTTCGGTTACACGATATACGTTTAGAAGTCAGAATACCGATCTAATTAAAAGAAACTATGGCTATTTCAGTGAATATTCACTCTCGGCTGGTGGTAATATTCCCTATGCCTTAGATCGTTTTGTAATTACTCCAGATACTCTAGAACAAAACCTTCCTTCCCTATTTAAGCTCAGTGAAAATAGTTTGAGTTATAGTAGGTATGTAAAGGCTACAGCCGATTACAGGCGATATATTCCTATTTCAAATTCTGCTGTATTTTCGTGGAGGTTGTTTGGAGGTATTGCCCACCCTTACGGAAAAAGTACAACTATACCCTTAAATAGACGATTCTTTGCTGGTGGAAGTAACGACATTCGTGGCTGGGGTCCTTTTCAGTTAGGTCCGGGACGAATAAAATCCGAAGAGGTCCGCATTAACGGTGGTGAGATTAAATTGGCTGCTTTTACTGAAGCACGACAAGTTTTTATACGCGATTTGTTTGGAGCCAACTGGCATGCCGCTTGGTTCACGGATGCAGGGAATGTTTGGTATGGCCCTAAAAACGATGCTGCACCAAATGATGAATTAGATGCGGGTAGATTTAAGTTTGATGAATTCTATAAACAAATTGCCGTTGGTACCGGTTTAGGCCTTCGACTTGATTGGCAATATGTAATTGCACGATTTGATTTTACTTTCAGGGCACACGACCTTGAAGATGGTTGGTTCAATAATAAAAAGCTGTACTTTAGCTTTGGTATCGGTCACTCTTTTTAATCAGGATAAAATGGGAAAACTTACTTTACTCAAGCAACAATTAGATATCGTGATGAAATCTAAGTTTCTTAAAAACTTATCTACTGCTGAGCGGTACGAATTTTTGCAGCTTTGCCACAAAAGAGATTATAAAGAAGGTGAGTTTGTATTCTATCGAAACGATCCAGGGACGGGCATGTATTTTATTCAGGATGGAAAAATTGAACTTACTCTAGATTCAAACTTAACGCACGAGTCTGAAGATGATAACAACAGTTTTGTTCTAGAATCACCTGATAGTTTTGGTGCACTTTCCATTGGGTATAATTTACGTCGTAAATCAACTGCAAAGTGTATTACTGATTGTAAGCTTCTCGGTTTTTTCCAACCAGATTTTGAAGTACTAAGAGACCGACATCCTCAAATTGCAGTGAAATTTCTGCAAACTTTAACCAACATTGCTTTACGTCAATTAGAAAAAGCAACATTTACCATTGAAGAATTAGCTGGCCAAGAACAAGCATTGAAAGTGCAGTTCGACGCTTACTACGAAAACAATAACGAAGAATAACCTATAGATCATTATGGCGCTTAAAAAAGGCCAAGAAGTTACCCTAACTATTACTGGTGCAGCTTTTAAAGGAAAAGGAGTTGGCAAAGTAGACGGAATGGCCGTCTTCGTTCATGGAACAGCTCCTGGCGATACAGTTAGAGGTCGCATTATTAAAAAGAAGAAGAGTTTTTGTGAAGCTAAGCTTCTGGAAATCATTGAGCCAAGTACAGATAGAATTGAACCATTATGCCAACACGCTAACGTATGTGGAGGCTGTAGCTGGCAACACCTACCCTATGCCAAACAAGCTGAGTATAAAGGCCAACAGGTAGAAGATCATGTGCGAAGAATTGCAGGTTTAAGTGAAACTAAGGTTCACCCTACCCTCGCTTGTGATCAAGAGCTTTACTACCGGAACAAAATGGAGTATAGCTTTAGCACCCGAAGATGGTTAACGGAAGCTGAGATTCAAAGTGATGAATTTGTGGATGACTCAGCTTTTGCAGCGGGTTTGCATGCCCCTGGTCGATTTGACAAAATCTTAAACCTCAATGAGTGTCATCTTCAACGTAAAGAGTCATTCGCTATTCTAGATTACGTTCGTTCG harbors:
- a CDS encoding DUF2795 domain-containing protein yields the protein MIWTVELAAALDEAPFPASRDELIEWAERNGLPTQVITNLEELEEIDEGEHTIYESIEDIWPDYIQKEDFFHNEEDEGFDYDDV
- a CDS encoding cyclic nucleotide-binding domain-containing protein; its protein translation is MGKLTLLKQQLDIVMKSKFLKNLSTAERYEFLQLCHKRDYKEGEFVFYRNDPGTGMYFIQDGKIELTLDSNLTHESEDDNNSFVLESPDSFGALSIGYNLRRKSTAKCITDCKLLGFFQPDFEVLRDRHPQIAVKFLQTLTNIALRQLEKATFTIEELAGQEQALKVQFDAYYENNNEE
- a CDS encoding Sec-independent protein translocase subunit TatA/TatB: MFSKFGAPEILIIAIVVLVLFGAKRIPELAKGLGQGIKEFKKASKDIKKEIEEGSKDIEDAINSEESNSKTK
- a CDS encoding BamA/TamA family outer membrane protein translates to MRTITSSISALSPLTLLFSVLIFFVLSFDLSAQQVTEPDSVSSDKVVRRIRFSGNKFVKDRTLETLIRTRINREFLGIPRFTPWYYVWELSNGKFGEDPIYLDRTVVANDMERISLYYQSLGFLDVAVDTTIVEYKTDKVEVSFIITEGPASTIKTIAYSGLPYFEEPEKRLDFLQGSPLTRGRLNDTLFTVERQYNTQELGNEQQRIITFLKNNGYASIQRDSVIAYVQKDPTIPTDIKVLFKINAGKVYTFGEVKVSLADTETETTLVERDTLAGGNYTLNDTTKIYLAKEPATQTKFSLLTDQILFKPGETYNHELYLNTIKEYQNLGMLFIRRFGQNESGTQPDFSKSSIPTYFDLQTLTKHRISSELFGMKRYGFGTGFGVDYTNNNAFGKAESFSLAANASFEFVSKSVLEDIADTTSQSSVFRSYELRGDYTVPRLNFPFAFLDNTRFFTSGITRYSLSYSRSDQLYFDINSDVQFNLRYEVQHNNKFSSFFDLLELDIVDPSPTDAFINNLRNDFGSDTLNDGTIIDPIELTRILEDFRPQVSSVTRYTFRSQNTDLIKRNYGYFSEYSLSAGGNIPYALDRFVITPDTLEQNLPSLFKLSENSLSYSRYVKATADYRRYIPISNSAVFSWRLFGGIAHPYGKSTTIPLNRRFFAGGSNDIRGWGPFQLGPGRIKSEEVRINGGEIKLAAFTEARQVFIRDLFGANWHAAWFTDAGNVWYGPKNDAAPNDELDAGRFKFDEFYKQIAVGTGLGLRLDWQYVIARFDFTFRAHDLEDGWFNNKKLYFSFGIGHSF